In the Sandaracinus amylolyticus genome, GCGATCTTCACCTGCGTGTAGTGCTGCTCTTCGAACAGCGAGCGCGCCGCGTCGAGCAGCACCCGTCGCCGCTCGTCCTTGTCCTCTTCCTTCCGCGCTCGCAGCACCGTTCGCATCGTGCGCGAAAAGGTAGCTGACCTGCGGTCAGGATTCACGCCTTCGGAGGCGGAGGCGGCACCGAACGCAGGTTCGAGAGGTGCTCGCGCAGATCCTCGATCTCGTAGTCGAGCGTGAGATCCGAGTACTCCGACTCCTTCATGCCGAGCGCCTTCGCGAGCGACACGAGGTACTCGTCCTCCGCGACGTCGACCTCTTCGTCCGCGTCGCGCACCGCCGCGACCAGCTCGAGCAGGCGCCGCTTGCGCTCGGGCTCGGCGCTCGCGAACGCCGCCGCGCTCTCCGCGAGCGAGAAGTCGCCCGGCTCGAAGATCTCGATCCGCTTCTCGATCGACTCGGGCAGCTCGCGTTGATCGAGCAGCTCCTTCAGCAGATCGCGCACGACGTGGATCTCCTCGCCGCTCTTGCTCCCGTCGGCGTGGACCGCGCCGAGCAACAGGTCGGTGATCACGAGGATGCTCTGGCTCGTCTCGCTCATGGGCCGCGAGCGTACAACATCGGTGCGTGCTAGTGCGTCCGCCCCTTCTGTGTGTGGGTGATCGATCGTGAGCGACGAAGCAGCAAAGGACGCGCGCGCCGAGATCGACGCGTGCATCGCGACGCTCGAGCGCATCGTCGAGGATCGCGGGCTGCTCGCCGAGGTCGACGAAGAGACGCGACAGCGCCTGGTGAAGGCCGCGGGCCTCGTCTGCCGTCCCGATCGCGCCGCGCTGCGCAAGATGGCGAAGGCGTTCCGCCGCAA is a window encoding:
- a CDS encoding TerB family tellurite resistance protein — protein: MSETSQSILVITDLLLGAVHADGSKSGEEIHVVRDLLKELLDQRELPESIEKRIEIFEPGDFSLAESAAAFASAEPERKRRLLELVAAVRDADEEVDVAEDEYLVSLAKALGMKESEYSDLTLDYEIEDLREHLSNLRSVPPPPPKA